The following proteins come from a genomic window of Carcharodon carcharias isolate sCarCar2 chromosome 10, sCarCar2.pri, whole genome shotgun sequence:
- the dusp14 gene encoding dual specificity protein phosphatase 14, which produces MSSRSQSFFHRTPPGPSSKPRLVTGGVLGGIAQITPCLYLSSGNAATNRNLVLSKGITCIINATMEIPNANWPEVEYVKVPVADLPHAPISLYFDSIADKIHSVSKKHGSALVHCVAGVSRSASLCIAYLMKFHKISLLEAHNWVKSHRPIIRPNVGFWRQLIEYERKLFGKNSVKMVQSPIGVIPDIYEKETRNLTPFWGI; this is translated from the coding sequence ATGAGTTCCCGGAGCCAAAGTTTCTTCCACCGGACCCCACCCGGCCCCTCTTCCAAACCCCGGCTGGTAACTGGGGGAGTCCTGGGTGGGATCGCTCAAATCACCCCGTGCCTCTACCTCAGCAGTGGCAACGCAGCCACCAACCGCAACCTGGTCCTGTCCAAGGGCATCACCTGCATCATCAATGCGACCATGGAGATCCCCAATGCCAACTGGCCTGAGGTTGAGTACGTCAAAGTGCCTGTCGCAGACCTGCCGCACGCCCCCATCTCTCTGTATTTTGACAGCATTGCCGACAAAATCCACAGCGTCAGTAAAAAGCACGGCTCGGCTTTGGTGCATTGCGTTGCCGGTGTGAGCAGGTCAGCCTCCCTCTGCATTGCCTACCTGATGAAGTTCCACAAGATCTCGCTCCTGGAAGCTCACAATTGGGTCAAATCTCACCGCCCCATCATCCGGCCCAACGTGGGCTTCTGGAGGCAACTGATAGAATATGAGCGGAAACTGTTTGGCAAGAACAGTGTTAAAATGGTGCAATCTCCCATTGGAGTCATCCCTGacatttatgaaaaggaaaccaGGAACCTCACTCCTTTTTGGGGCATTTAA